The following proteins come from a genomic window of Nostoc sp. TCL26-01:
- a CDS encoding type II toxin-antitoxin system YafQ family toxin, whose protein sequence is MEVVWSSGFKGSFRKITKENPQLKNQIVNVLRLLADDPFTPSLKSHKLTGNLAGLWSCSVAYDCRIIFNLSEDDKLLEMIILLIDIGSHDEVY, encoded by the coding sequence ATTGAAGTTGTCTGGAGTAGTGGATTTAAGGGGTCTTTTAGGAAGATTACAAAGGAAAACCCGCAATTAAAGAATCAAATTGTTAATGTATTAAGGCTTTTGGCAGATGATCCATTTACACCGTCTTTGAAGTCTCATAAGTTAACAGGAAATTTAGCGGGGTTATGGTCTTGTTCTGTTGCTTATGATTGTAGAATTATCTTTAATTTGTCTGAGGATGATAAGTTATTAGAAATGATTATTTTATTGATTGATATTGGTAGCCATGATGAAGTTTATTAA
- a CDS encoding ABC transporter permease: MSRSKALQYYIVSRLLFAPLQLLTIITIVFLLLRATPGDPADAILGGRAPESAKQQLREQLGLNLPIWVQYLNYLGALLRFDLGTSLTSRGQHVWNIIGQYFPATVELAVFSMAVALMVGIFVGTLSASRPGTSFDLGGRLFGIITYALPMFWAGMLLQLIFSVQLGWFPNSNRFPPNLPAPNPITGLYTLDSLFAGNFSQFFASLHHLALPSLTLGILLSGIFERIVRVNLKQTLKSDYVEAARARGIEENKILVSHALKNALIPVITVLGLTFASLLGGAILTEVTFSWPGLANRLYQAISDRDYPTVQGVLVFFGAIVVGASILIDILNAYVDPRIRY; the protein is encoded by the coding sequence ATGTCTCGCTCAAAAGCGCTGCAATATTACATCGTCTCTCGGTTACTGTTTGCGCCACTGCAACTTTTAACCATCATTACAATTGTATTTCTTTTACTCAGAGCTACGCCAGGAGATCCAGCCGATGCAATTTTGGGTGGACGTGCGCCAGAGAGTGCTAAACAGCAATTACGCGAACAACTAGGTTTAAACCTACCTATATGGGTACAGTATCTCAATTATTTAGGTGCTTTGCTGCGATTTGATTTAGGTACATCTCTCACAAGTCGGGGACAGCACGTTTGGAATATTATTGGACAATATTTTCCCGCGACAGTAGAGTTAGCAGTCTTTAGTATGGCTGTAGCGCTGATGGTGGGAATTTTCGTAGGTACACTTTCCGCTTCCCGTCCTGGAACCTCATTTGATCTTGGTGGACGCTTGTTTGGCATTATCACCTACGCCCTACCGATGTTTTGGGCAGGAATGCTGTTACAGTTGATTTTCTCTGTACAATTGGGTTGGTTTCCCAATTCCAACCGTTTTCCGCCAAATCTCCCTGCGCCTAATCCCATCACTGGACTATACACCCTTGATAGTCTATTTGCTGGTAACTTTAGTCAATTTTTCGCATCCTTGCACCATCTAGCACTTCCCAGCCTGACTTTAGGAATTTTGCTCAGTGGCATTTTTGAGCGCATTGTCCGTGTTAATTTAAAGCAAACCCTCAAATCTGACTATGTAGAAGCAGCGAGGGCTAGAGGGATTGAGGAAAATAAAATCTTAGTGTCTCATGCTTTGAAGAATGCCTTAATTCCCGTGATTACGGTTTTAGGGTTAACCTTTGCGTCTTTGCTGGGTGGTGCGATTTTAACCGAAGTGACATTTTCCTGGCCGGGGTTAGCCAATAGACTATATCAAGCCATCTCCGATCGCGATTATCCCACAGTCCAAGGTGTGTTGGTATTTTTTGGGGCGATCGTTGTTGGGGCAAGTATTTTGATTGATATTCTCAATGCTTATGTTGACCCACGTATCCGCTATTAG
- a CDS encoding ABC transporter substrate-binding protein has translation MTGFAFSTRQWSQITKFCSLFCLCLFLVISCAPRSQTNTPTTSSNNTPTGDGRITVGTTLKPRTLDPADAYEPASLGLVFNMSDRLYTYEPGSTEIQPQLATALPKVSQDGLTYAIPLRQGVVFHDGTPFNAKAMEFSIRRFIENKGKPSFLLADTVDSVKATGENELTIKLKKPFAAFPSLLAFSGVCAVSPTAYEIGAGKFKPDTFVGTGPYKLAQYGTDSLRFDLFDKYWGEKPQNKGVNVQIQTSPVNLFNAFRTGAVDVAYLSLQPDQIRSLEDSAKKGDWQAITAQGSVVTFMALNRNQKPLDKLEVRQAIATILDRELLNQRALFGQAEPLYSLIPKTLNVSQPVFKDKYGDANYDKGKQLLTAAGFSKENPAKVQIWYPSSSATRNLAAQTLKAIADQNMDGILQFEVSTVEGPTFYKDISKGLYPAALVDWYPDFLDADNYVQPFLACQKGSVAKGCEEGASQAQGSFYYSEAVNKLIDQQRQEQNPANRQKIFTQIQTQLSTDVPYIPLWQSKDYVFAQKGVNNVQLDPTQNLVYKSIVKGQQ, from the coding sequence ATGACCGGGTTTGCTTTTTCCACAAGACAGTGGAGTCAGATCACAAAATTTTGCTCTTTATTCTGTCTCTGTTTATTTTTAGTTATCAGTTGTGCGCCTCGTTCACAGACAAATACACCCACAACTAGTTCTAATAATACCCCCACAGGGGATGGTCGGATTACTGTAGGCACAACCCTCAAGCCCAGGACTTTAGATCCGGCGGATGCTTATGAACCAGCATCTTTGGGTTTGGTGTTTAATATGAGCGATCGCCTTTATACTTATGAACCAGGTAGTACCGAAATTCAGCCACAATTGGCGACAGCACTACCAAAAGTCAGCCAAGATGGATTAACTTATGCTATACCCCTACGTCAAGGCGTAGTTTTTCATGACGGAACCCCCTTTAATGCTAAAGCAATGGAGTTTAGCATCCGCCGCTTCATTGAGAATAAAGGCAAACCCTCTTTCTTACTAGCAGATACTGTAGATTCGGTGAAAGCTACAGGTGAGAATGAACTGACAATCAAACTGAAAAAACCCTTTGCCGCGTTTCCCTCCTTATTAGCATTTTCTGGGGTGTGTGCAGTTTCCCCCACAGCTTATGAAATTGGCGCAGGGAAATTTAAACCAGATACTTTTGTCGGGACTGGGCCTTATAAATTAGCCCAGTATGGTACAGATTCATTACGCTTTGATTTATTTGACAAATATTGGGGAGAAAAACCACAAAATAAAGGTGTGAATGTGCAAATTCAAACTAGTCCAGTTAACTTATTTAATGCCTTTCGGACTGGTGCAGTTGATGTAGCTTACCTTTCCTTACAACCAGACCAAATTCGCAGTTTAGAAGACAGTGCGAAAAAAGGAGATTGGCAAGCGATTACGGCACAAGGTAGCGTTGTGACATTTATGGCATTAAATCGCAATCAAAAGCCTTTAGATAAACTAGAAGTCAGACAAGCCATAGCGACAATTCTTGACCGTGAACTGTTAAATCAACGCGCTTTATTTGGTCAAGCTGAACCACTTTATAGCTTAATTCCTAAGACTTTAAATGTTTCTCAACCAGTATTTAAAGATAAATATGGTGATGCTAACTATGACAAAGGGAAACAATTGTTAACTGCGGCTGGTTTTTCTAAGGAAAATCCGGCAAAAGTGCAAATTTGGTATCCATCTAGTTCAGCTACTCGTAATTTAGCAGCCCAGACATTGAAAGCGATCGCTGATCAAAATATGGATGGTATACTGCAATTTGAAGTCAGCACCGTGGAAGGCCCGACTTTTTATAAAGACATTTCCAAGGGTTTATATCCAGCAGCTTTAGTTGATTGGTATCCTGACTTTTTAGACGCAGATAACTATGTACAGCCATTCTTAGCTTGTCAAAAAGGGTCAGTAGCTAAAGGATGTGAAGAAGGTGCGAGTCAAGCTCAAGGTTCTTTTTACTATAGCGAAGCAGTCAACAAACTAATTGATCAGCAACGTCAAGAACAAAATCCTGCCAACCGTCAGAAAATATTTACCCAAATCCAAACACAATTGTCAACTGATGTCCCCTACATTCCCCTATGGCAAAGCAAAGACTATGTATTTGCCCAAAAAGGTGTAAATAACGTACAACTTGACCCAACCCAAAATCTCGTTTATAAGTCAATAGTCAAAGGTCAACAATAA
- the psbB gene encoding photosystem II chlorophyll-binding protein CP47 — MGLPWYRVHTVVLNDPGRLISVHLMHTALVAGWAGSMALYELAIYDPSDPVLNPMWRQGMFVLPFLSRLGVTQSWGGWSVTGGPATDPGFWSFEGVAAAHIVLSGLLFLAAVWHWVYWDLELFRDPRTGEPALDLPKMFGIHLFLSGLLCFGFGAFHLTGLFGPGMWVSDPYGVTGSVQPVAPEWGPDGFNPFNPGGVVAHHIAAGIVGIIAGLFHLTVRPPERLYKALRMGNIETVLSSSIAAVFFAAFVVAGTMWYGNATTPIELFGPTRYQWDQGYFRQEIDRRVQNSVAQGASLSEAWAQIPEKLAFYDYVGNSPAKGGLFRTGPMVKGDGIAQSWQGHAVFKDSEGRELTVRRLPNFFETFPVILTDADGIVRADIPFRRAESKYSFEQSGVTVSFYGGDLNGKTFTDPAEVKKYARKAQGGEIFEFDRETLNSDGVFRTSPRGWFTFGHAVFALLFFFGHLWHGARTIYRDVFAGVDADLEEQVEWGLFQKVGDKSTRRKEAL, encoded by the coding sequence ATGGGACTACCCTGGTACCGAGTACACACAGTTGTTCTGAATGATCCAGGGCGACTGATTTCTGTACACTTGATGCACACAGCCCTGGTGGCAGGCTGGGCTGGTTCGATGGCACTATACGAACTAGCTATTTATGACCCCAGTGATCCAGTTCTTAACCCCATGTGGCGACAAGGGATGTTCGTATTACCCTTCCTGTCGCGCTTAGGTGTTACCCAATCTTGGGGCGGTTGGAGCGTGACTGGTGGCCCAGCAACTGACCCTGGTTTCTGGTCTTTTGAAGGTGTAGCCGCAGCTCACATCGTTCTTTCTGGTTTATTATTCCTAGCTGCCGTTTGGCACTGGGTTTACTGGGATTTGGAACTCTTTAGAGATCCTCGTACTGGTGAACCTGCTTTAGATTTGCCAAAAATGTTTGGCATTCACCTGTTCTTATCTGGTTTACTTTGCTTCGGTTTTGGTGCTTTCCACCTGACAGGTTTATTCGGGCCAGGAATGTGGGTTTCTGACCCCTATGGCGTGACAGGGAGCGTGCAGCCAGTAGCACCAGAATGGGGGCCAGATGGGTTTAACCCATTTAACCCTGGTGGTGTAGTAGCTCACCACATTGCCGCAGGTATCGTAGGTATTATTGCTGGTTTATTCCACCTGACTGTGAGACCACCCGAAAGACTGTACAAAGCTCTACGGATGGGTAACATTGAAACCGTACTTTCCAGTAGTATTGCGGCAGTGTTCTTTGCAGCTTTCGTGGTTGCAGGTACTATGTGGTATGGTAACGCTACCACACCCATCGAACTGTTTGGCCCCACCCGTTATCAATGGGATCAAGGCTACTTCCGTCAGGAAATTGACCGTCGTGTCCAAAATAGCGTAGCTCAAGGTGCAAGCCTTTCCGAAGCTTGGGCGCAAATTCCTGAAAAACTAGCTTTCTATGATTATGTCGGCAATAGCCCCGCTAAAGGTGGTCTATTCCGTACAGGGCCTATGGTTAAGGGTGATGGCATTGCCCAATCTTGGCAAGGTCATGCAGTGTTCAAAGATTCTGAAGGCAGAGAATTGACTGTACGTCGTCTGCCTAACTTCTTTGAAACTTTCCCAGTGATTTTGACCGATGCTGATGGTATTGTCCGCGCTGACATCCCCTTCCGTCGGGCAGAATCTAAGTATAGCTTTGAGCAATCTGGCGTAACTGTCAGCTTCTACGGTGGCGATTTGAATGGTAAAACCTTTACTGATCCTGCCGAAGTGAAGAAATATGCTCGTAAGGCTCAAGGTGGAGAAATATTTGAATTTGATCGAGAAACCTTAAACTCTGATGGTGTATTCCGGACATCTCCTAGAGGTTGGTTTACCTTTGGTCATGCTGTATTCGCTCTACTATTCTTCTTTGGTCACCTCTGGCACGGCGCTCGGACAATCTACCGAGACGTATTCGCTGGTGTGGATGCGGATCTAGAAGAACAAGTAGAATGGGGTCTATTCCAGAAAGTTGGTGATAAATCAACCCGCCGGAAGGAAGCTCTCTAA
- a CDS encoding photosystem II reaction center protein T, which yields MESVAYILILTLALGVLFFAIAFREPPRINREEEK from the coding sequence ATGGAAAGCGTAGCTTACATTTTGATTTTGACCCTAGCATTAGGTGTTCTCTTTTTTGCGATCGCATTCCGCGAACCTCCCCGCATTAATAGAGAAGAAGAAAAGTAA
- a CDS encoding 30S ribosomal protein S1, with protein MVNQNLTATEIGFTHEDFAALLDKYDYHFSPGDVVPGTVFSIEPRGALIDIGAKTAAYIPIQEMSINRVDAPEEVLQSNETREFFILTDENEDGQLTLSIRRIEYMRAWERVRQLQAEDATVRSGVFATNRGGALVRIEGLRGFIPGSHISTRKPKEELVGEELPLKFLEVDEERNRLVLSHRRALVERKMNRLEVGEVVIGTVRGIKPYGAFIDIGGVSGLLHISEISHEHIDTPHSVFNVNDEVKVMIIDLDAERGRISLSTKQLEPEPGDMIKNRDLVYDKAEEMAAKYREQLLAKQQGIPVAAEVEAVEDIAVEVEEEIPPATEELEVEEEIPAAIEE; from the coding sequence ATGGTCAATCAGAACTTAACCGCTACTGAAATTGGATTTACTCACGAGGATTTCGCTGCCCTACTTGACAAGTATGACTATCACTTCAGCCCTGGTGACGTTGTCCCAGGTACAGTCTTTAGTATAGAACCGCGCGGCGCTCTGATTGACATAGGTGCTAAAACAGCAGCATATATACCCATTCAAGAAATGTCCATCAACCGGGTAGATGCCCCGGAAGAGGTATTACAATCCAACGAAACACGGGAATTTTTCATCCTCACCGATGAAAACGAAGATGGACAACTCACACTTTCCATCCGGCGGATCGAATATATGCGCGCTTGGGAGCGTGTAAGACAGTTGCAAGCAGAAGATGCCACTGTACGCTCCGGTGTATTCGCTACGAACCGTGGTGGAGCCTTGGTGAGAATTGAAGGATTGCGTGGCTTTATTCCTGGTTCTCACATCAGTACCCGTAAACCCAAAGAAGAATTAGTCGGCGAAGAATTACCCCTAAAATTCTTAGAAGTAGACGAAGAACGTAACCGCCTAGTTCTATCTCATCGTCGCGCCTTAGTTGAGCGCAAGATGAACCGCCTAGAAGTAGGGGAAGTGGTAATCGGTACAGTTCGCGGTATTAAACCTTATGGTGCATTCATCGATATTGGTGGTGTGAGTGGTTTGTTACACATCTCCGAAATATCCCATGAGCATATCGACACACCCCATAGCGTGTTCAATGTCAATGACGAAGTGAAAGTCATGATTATTGACTTGGATGCGGAAAGAGGCAGAATTTCACTGTCTACCAAACAGCTAGAACCAGAACCCGGAGACATGATCAAAAACCGTGATTTGGTTTACGATAAAGCCGAAGAAATGGCAGCTAAATACCGAGAACAACTGCTGGCTAAACAGCAAGGTATTCCTGTAGCGGCTGAAGTTGAAGCTGTAGAAGATATTGCTGTTGAAGTAGAAGAAGAAATTCCACCCGCTACTGAAGAATTAGAAGTAGAAGAAGAAATTCCAGCAGCGATCGAAGAGTAA
- a CDS encoding HAD family hydrolase yields the protein MATIKCKDITFTNIQAILFDKNGTLENSEVYLRSLAQKAARLIDAQIPGIGEPLLMAFGVNGDTLDPAGIVAVASRRETEIAAAAYVAETGRGWFESLKIARQALDDAEKYLGTDPAPLFTGVLELLQSLSTANLKLGIVSAATTAEVNDFVAHHQLSDYIQAQIGVDNGVSKPDPRLFLQACQVLGVEPSTTLMVGDAVGDMQMARHAQAAGCIGITWIGKLDHVHGADVVINQLNQIQVVGS from the coding sequence ATGGCAACTATTAAGTGTAAAGACATCACATTTACTAATATTCAAGCAATTTTATTTGACAAAAATGGTACATTGGAGAACTCAGAAGTTTATTTGCGATCGCTTGCCCAAAAAGCAGCACGGTTAATAGATGCTCAAATACCCGGCATTGGCGAACCATTATTAATGGCTTTTGGTGTGAATGGTGATACCCTTGACCCCGCAGGTATAGTCGCAGTCGCCAGCCGTCGAGAAACAGAAATCGCCGCCGCCGCCTACGTCGCCGAAACCGGGAGAGGGTGGTTTGAATCACTAAAAATAGCTCGTCAAGCCTTAGATGATGCAGAAAAATATCTCGGTACAGACCCAGCACCACTCTTTACAGGTGTGTTGGAACTATTACAATCTCTGAGTACAGCTAACCTCAAACTGGGTATTGTTTCCGCAGCTACAACCGCAGAAGTTAACGATTTTGTTGCACACCACCAATTAAGTGATTACATCCAAGCGCAAATCGGTGTAGATAACGGTGTTAGTAAACCAGATCCCAGATTATTTTTGCAAGCTTGTCAAGTTTTAGGTGTAGAACCAAGTACGACATTAATGGTGGGTGATGCTGTCGGTGATATGCAAATGGCGCGTCATGCTCAAGCTGCAGGTTGTATTGGTATCACTTGGATAGGTAAATTAGATCATGTTCATGGTGCAGATGTGGTGATTAATCAGCTCAATCAAATTCAAGTTGTGGGAAGTTGA
- a CDS encoding HindVP family restriction endonuclease translates to MFLENRLNQQPGLFGLKHSNRDFTQKEAWGKNCFNSSFPASLCSYLHSLNLDNIYIKLNSNLKVDHSSISTASFYGINPNSDNLFYAFETQFTPYQQYLIGNLPGVDLVTQARDLGSCLQPIEIKLTALPDNTTCDLAEDYYGCEIVVRPDTIVYLACSIVENFRLNPSIIGSVITEKFANITDWTEAISVIPYIPDMIDCIDAIALSILDVQKPFLMQPIWKTEGKSPNLSDNCLDVFVWSNLAFTRLFIDLAKIEISAYGRIRNISRHTRTIIWLFKMLSDFSINGSFNHRRIIDNLSYNTKNDKAFAVSGRVTHVYMKSAALKQPRIKKQEIKRIILGGGQNLLSPERRFDAIIVNSPDIFDIQVPSMPDY, encoded by the coding sequence GTGTTTTTAGAGAATAGGCTAAATCAGCAGCCTGGATTATTTGGATTAAAACACTCAAACCGAGATTTTACACAAAAAGAAGCTTGGGGAAAAAATTGTTTTAATTCTTCCTTCCCAGCTTCGCTTTGTTCTTACCTACATAGTTTAAATCTTGATAATATATACATCAAGCTCAACTCAAATCTTAAAGTTGATCATTCGAGTATTAGTACAGCCAGCTTTTACGGAATCAACCCAAACTCCGATAATCTTTTCTATGCTTTTGAAACACAGTTTACACCATATCAACAATATTTAATTGGAAATCTCCCAGGTGTTGACCTAGTTACACAAGCGAGAGATTTAGGTTCTTGCTTACAGCCGATTGAGATTAAATTGACAGCCTTACCAGATAATACAACCTGTGATTTAGCAGAAGATTATTATGGTTGTGAAATTGTCGTCAGACCAGACACTATAGTTTATTTAGCGTGTAGTATTGTAGAAAATTTCAGACTCAACCCGTCTATTATTGGCAGTGTAATTACTGAAAAGTTTGCAAACATTACTGACTGGACAGAAGCAATTTCTGTAATACCTTATATTCCAGATATGATTGATTGTATAGATGCGATCGCACTTTCAATTTTAGATGTTCAAAAGCCTTTTCTCATGCAGCCTATCTGGAAAACAGAAGGAAAATCCCCAAATTTATCTGATAATTGCCTAGATGTTTTCGTTTGGAGTAACCTTGCTTTTACTAGATTATTTATAGATTTAGCAAAAATAGAAATTAGTGCATACGGCAGGATAAGAAATATCTCTAGACATACGCGAACAATTATTTGGTTATTTAAAATGCTATCTGACTTTAGTATTAATGGCTCTTTTAATCATCGCAGAATTATAGATAATCTTTCTTATAATACGAAAAATGACAAGGCATTTGCGGTCAGTGGTAGAGTTACTCACGTCTATATGAAATCTGCGGCTTTAAAGCAGCCAAGAATTAAAAAACAAGAAATCAAAAGAATCATTTTAGGAGGTGGTCAAAATTTATTGAGTCCTGAGAGAAGATTTGATGCTATAATAGTCAACTCACCAGATATATTCGATATACAAGTACCGAGTATGCCAGACTATTAG
- a CDS encoding DNA cytosine methyltransferase, protein MKTVDLFAGCGGLSLGFQNAGFDLVAAFDYWLPAIKVYEQNFQHPIFEKDLLQEDICTLISNFNPEIIIGGPPCQDFSSAGKRDEKLGRADLTYVFANIISQIKPKWFVMENVDRIAKSQVLQPVLEIFRQNEYGLTCSILNASYCGVPQARKRYFMIGQLHGEDDVLNHYLIKHQSKKAMSIFDYLGNDLGVEYFYRHPRSYKRRGIFSIYEPSPTVRGVNRPIPKTYKKHEGDACDVNENLRPLSTIERSYIQTFPKTFKFNGNKSNLEQMIGNAVPVKLAEYVARCILEYREDYSNNKSLQLPNIVSSVCCSD, encoded by the coding sequence ATGAAAACAGTAGATTTATTTGCAGGTTGTGGAGGTTTATCACTAGGATTTCAAAATGCTGGTTTCGATTTGGTCGCAGCTTTTGATTACTGGCTTCCAGCAATTAAAGTTTATGAGCAAAACTTCCAACATCCTATCTTTGAGAAAGACCTTTTACAAGAAGATATATGTACATTAATCTCCAATTTTAATCCAGAAATAATTATTGGTGGGCCTCCATGCCAAGACTTCTCAAGTGCGGGTAAACGAGATGAAAAACTTGGAAGAGCAGACTTAACTTATGTGTTTGCAAATATTATTTCTCAAATTAAGCCTAAATGGTTTGTTATGGAAAATGTTGACAGAATTGCTAAAAGTCAGGTTTTACAACCAGTCTTAGAAATATTTCGTCAAAATGAATATGGTTTAACTTGTTCAATTTTAAATGCAAGCTACTGTGGGGTTCCACAAGCTAGAAAACGGTACTTTATGATTGGTCAGCTTCATGGGGAAGATGATGTTCTGAACCATTATCTCATAAAACATCAATCCAAGAAAGCTATGAGTATTTTTGACTATCTTGGTAATGATTTAGGTGTTGAATATTTTTATCGTCACCCAAGAAGCTATAAGAGAAGGGGTATTTTCAGTATATATGAGCCTAGCCCAACAGTTCGGGGAGTCAATCGTCCTATTCCCAAAACATATAAAAAGCATGAAGGCGATGCTTGTGATGTTAATGAGAACCTGCGCCCTCTTTCTACAATTGAACGAAGTTATATTCAAACATTTCCAAAAACGTTTAAGTTTAATGGGAATAAATCAAATTTAGAACAGATGATTGGTAATGCTGTTCCTGTCAAGCTAGCCGAATATGTTGCCCGTTGCATACTTGAATATAGAGAAGATTATTCTAATAACAAATCATTGCAATTACCTAACATTGTTTCTTCCGTATGCTGTTCAGATTAA
- a CDS encoding helix-turn-helix domain-containing protein: MGHVRLRIRELAQQKGWTLKEVADRSGVNYNTVKSYVQRDVLNTVDLSAVYKIARTFEVPIEDLIEVVEE; encoded by the coding sequence ATGGGTCATGTCAGGCTGCGAATTCGAGAACTAGCTCAACAGAAAGGTTGGACATTAAAAGAAGTAGCTGACCGTTCTGGAGTCAACTACAATACAGTTAAAAGTTACGTTCAACGTGATGTGTTAAATACGGTTGACTTAAGTGCAGTCTACAAGATAGCTCGTACTTTTGAAGTGCCTATTGAAGACTTGATAGAAGTGGTGGAAGAGTAG
- a CDS encoding type II toxin-antitoxin system HicB family antitoxin, translating into MTHTFRAIVYWEEDIYVAECPEVGVASQGETIEEAIANLKEATELYLEEFPLPKTAKL; encoded by the coding sequence ATGACTCACACTTTTAGAGCGATCGTCTATTGGGAAGAAGATATCTATGTGGCTGAGTGTCCAGAAGTGGGAGTAGCAAGCCAAGGTGAAACTATTGAAGAAGCTATTGCTAATCTCAAAGAAGCCACCGAGCTTTATTTAGAAGAGTTTCCCCTTCCGAAAACTGCAAAATTATAG
- a CDS encoding Uma2 family endonuclease has product MFQPLVEPISFEEFIDWKPENGRYELHKGVIVEMQPTGDHELVRAFLIRELNFEIRKFNLAYSIPSQALVKAVDKKSGYIPDVLVLNLLNLVNEPAWKKSSTVSQAESIPLIVEVVSTNWRDDYFLKFGEYEEMSIPEYWIVDYAAIGGKRFIGNFKQPTISVYVLVEGEYQVTQFRGNERIQSHTFPELNLTAEQVFQAALGEY; this is encoded by the coding sequence ATGTTTCAACCTTTAGTCGAACCAATCAGCTTTGAAGAATTTATAGACTGGAAACCCGAAAATGGGAGATATGAATTACATAAAGGAGTTATAGTCGAAATGCAGCCAACAGGAGATCATGAGTTGGTCAGAGCTTTTTTGATTAGAGAACTCAACTTTGAAATTCGTAAGTTTAATCTTGCTTATTCAATTCCTAGTCAAGCATTAGTTAAAGCAGTAGATAAAAAATCAGGTTATATCCCTGATGTATTAGTATTGAATCTTCTTAACTTGGTTAATGAACCTGCTTGGAAAAAGTCATCAACAGTTTCTCAAGCAGAATCAATACCATTAATAGTGGAAGTTGTAAGTACCAATTGGCGTGATGACTATTTTCTGAAATTTGGTGAATACGAAGAGATGAGCATTCCCGAATATTGGATTGTTGATTATGCAGCTATTGGTGGTAAGCGATTTATTGGTAATTTTAAACAACCCACAATATCAGTCTATGTTTTAGTTGAAGGAGAGTATCAAGTTACCCAATTTCGGGGAAATGAGCGCATTCAATCACATACTTTTCCAGAACTGAATTTGACTGCTGAACAAGTTTTTCAGGCTGCTTTAGGAGAATATTAG
- the nadA gene encoding quinolinate synthase NadA, giving the protein MFTTAFAQREQTQPGGLPLDLFAAIESLKQELNAVILAHYYQEPDIQDIADFIGDSLQLARAAEKTNADVIVFAGVHFMAETAKILNPDKLVLLPDLNAGCSLADSCPPAEFAAFKAAHPDHLVVSYINCSAEIKAMSDIICTSSNAVKIVQQIPQEQPIIFAPDRNLGRYVMEQTGRDLVLWQGSCLVHETFSEKKIVQLKIAHPEAEAIAHPECESSVLRHASFVGSTAALLKYCQTSPSQEFIVATEPGIIHQMQKLAPNKHFIPAPSINNCACNECPFMRLNTLEKLYLAMKNRTPEITMSEDIRLAALRPMQRMLEMSV; this is encoded by the coding sequence GTGTTTACCACTGCATTTGCCCAACGGGAACAAACTCAACCAGGTGGACTACCACTAGATTTATTTGCGGCTATTGAGAGTCTTAAACAAGAACTCAATGCGGTTATTTTGGCACATTATTATCAAGAGCCAGATATACAAGATATTGCAGACTTTATTGGCGATTCGTTACAACTAGCAAGAGCTGCTGAAAAGACTAATGCAGATGTCATTGTCTTTGCTGGCGTTCATTTTATGGCGGAGACTGCTAAAATCCTCAATCCCGATAAGTTGGTACTTTTACCAGATTTAAATGCGGGTTGCTCTTTAGCAGATAGTTGTCCACCAGCCGAATTTGCCGCTTTTAAAGCTGCACATCCAGATCATTTGGTGGTTTCATACATTAATTGCTCTGCCGAAATTAAGGCCATGAGCGATATTATCTGCACCAGTTCTAATGCTGTGAAAATTGTCCAGCAAATCCCCCAAGAACAACCGATTATTTTTGCCCCAGACCGGAATTTAGGCCGGTATGTCATGGAACAGACAGGACGGGATTTAGTGCTGTGGCAAGGTAGTTGCTTGGTGCATGAAACCTTCTCTGAGAAAAAGATTGTCCAGTTAAAAATTGCTCATCCAGAGGCAGAGGCGATCGCTCATCCAGAATGTGAAAGTAGTGTCCTCCGCCATGCCAGTTTTGTCGGCTCTACAGCCGCTTTACTTAAATATTGTCAAACCAGTCCTAGCCAAGAATTTATCGTTGCTACAGAGCCAGGGATTATCCACCAAATGCAAAAACTAGCTCCCAACAAGCACTTTATTCCTGCACCATCCATAAATAACTGTGCTTGCAACGAATGTCCATTTATGCGGTTAAATACCCTAGAAAAACTCTACTTAGCAATGAAAAATCGTACTCCGGAAATCACCATGTCAGAAGATATCCGCCTTGCAGCTTTGCGACCAATGCAACGGATGCTAGAGATGAGTGTTTAG